In a genomic window of Roseiflexus castenholzii DSM 13941:
- a CDS encoding Uma2 family endonuclease gives MSVETDITSRISTDIAPAARPPLHSGDRLTRAEFVRRYALHPDIKKAELIDGVVYVASPVRHRQHGKPHSLLVGWIIAYAAATPGIDFSDNATVVLDFENEHQPDALLRLEPHHGGRSRVTGDDYIEGPPDLIVEIAASSAAYDLHDKKRVYARVGVREYLVAQTYEQRVDWWELREGVFTPLPLEADGTLRSRAFPGLWLEPAALWRGDAAALLAALQRGLADPTHAAFVERLRTT, from the coding sequence ATGAGCGTTGAAACTGACATCACATCTCGCATCTCCACCGACATCGCGCCCGCCGCGCGCCCGCCGTTGCACTCCGGCGACCGCCTGACGCGCGCCGAGTTCGTCCGGCGCTATGCGCTGCACCCCGACATCAAGAAGGCTGAACTGATCGATGGAGTCGTCTACGTGGCATCACCGGTGCGTCACCGCCAGCACGGCAAACCTCATAGCCTGCTGGTCGGATGGATTATCGCATATGCGGCAGCAACTCCAGGCATTGACTTCAGCGACAATGCTACGGTTGTGCTGGACTTCGAGAACGAACACCAGCCGGATGCGTTGTTGCGCCTCGAACCGCACCACGGCGGGCGCTCGCGCGTCACCGGCGACGACTACATCGAAGGTCCGCCCGACCTGATCGTCGAAATTGCCGCCAGCAGCGCCGCCTACGACCTGCACGACAAAAAGCGCGTCTATGCGCGCGTCGGCGTGCGCGAGTACCTGGTGGCGCAGACGTACGAGCAGCGCGTCGATTGGTGGGAACTGCGCGAGGGGGTGTTCACGCCGCTGCCGCTGGAAGCCGACGGCACGCTGCGCAGCCGCGCCTTCCCCGGCTTGTGGCTCGAACCGGCGGCGTTGTGGAGGGGCGATGCTGCGGCGCTCCTTGCCGCGCTCCAGCGCGGCCTGGCGGACCCGACCCACGCTGCGTTCGTCGAGCGCCTGCGGACGACATGA
- a CDS encoding Uma2 family endonuclease, with amino-acid sequence MSVDLEIATHTPAGIPAARPPLHSGDRLTRVEFARRYGLHPDIKKAELIDGVVYVASPVRHRQHGKIHLLLATWLGVYGASTPGVDGSDNATVRLDFENEHQPDALLRLEPHHGGRSRVTGDDYIEGPPDLIVEIAASSAAYDLHDKKRVYARVGVREYLVAQAYEQRVDWWELREGVFTPLPLEADGTLRSRVFPGLWLDPAALWAGDAAALLATLQRGLADPTHAAFVERLRTSAGEQE; translated from the coding sequence ATGAGTGTTGACCTCGAAATCGCAACGCACACCCCTGCCGGCATACCCGCCGCGCGTCCGCCGTTGCACTCCGGCGACCGCCTGACGCGCGTTGAGTTCGCCCGGCGCTATGGGCTGCACCCCGACATCAAGAAGGCTGAACTGATCGATGGAGTCGTCTACGTGGCATCACCGGTGCGTCACCGCCAGCATGGCAAAATCCATCTGCTTCTGGCAACCTGGCTTGGCGTCTACGGCGCGTCAACGCCGGGAGTCGATGGGAGCGATAACGCGACTGTGCGGCTCGATTTCGAGAACGAACACCAGCCGGATGCGTTGTTGCGCCTCGAACCGCACCACGGCGGGCGCTCGCGCGTCACCGGCGACGACTACATCGAAGGTCCGCCCGACCTGATCGTCGAAATTGCCGCCAGCAGCGCCGCCTACGACCTGCACGACAAAAAGCGCGTCTACGCGCGTGTCGGCGTGCGCGAGTACCTGGTGGCGCAGGCGTATGAGCAGCGCGTCGATTGGTGGGAACTGCGCGAGGGGGTGTTCACGCCGCTGCCGCTGGAAGCCGACGGCACGCTGCGCAGCCGCGTCTTCCCCGGCTTGTGGCTCGACCCGGCGGCGTTGTGGGCAGGCGATGCTGCGGCGCTCCTTGCCACGCTCCAGCGCGGGCTGGCGGACCCGACCCACGCCGCGTTCGTCGAGCGCCTGCGGACGTCAGCCGGAGAACAGGAATGA
- a CDS encoding alpha/beta hydrolase, protein MEPRHLPLHHLVRPAAGNDPHPPLLVLFHGYGSNEEDLFGLTPYIDPQFLVLSTRAPIMLMPGMYAWFEIGFTPDGVIAVDDVQARHAAHVTAQFVEQATQAYHADPSRVVVAGFSQGGTMAALTALTRPDLVAGAAVLSGIVPSTIIDELPDRAALINKPFLVIHGTHDQVVSIAHGRASRDFLSQLGVALTYREYPMAHEINLEALLDLTEWLKTLNGER, encoded by the coding sequence GTGGAACCGCGTCATCTGCCACTCCATCATCTGGTGCGCCCCGCAGCGGGCAATGACCCGCATCCGCCGCTGCTCGTCCTTTTCCACGGGTATGGCAGCAACGAGGAGGACCTGTTCGGGCTGACGCCCTATATTGATCCGCAGTTTCTGGTGCTCAGTACACGCGCGCCGATTATGCTCATGCCGGGCATGTATGCCTGGTTCGAGATCGGTTTCACCCCAGATGGTGTGATTGCTGTCGATGATGTCCAGGCGCGTCACGCAGCACACGTGACGGCGCAGTTCGTCGAACAGGCGACGCAGGCATACCATGCCGACCCGTCGCGGGTCGTTGTCGCTGGCTTCAGCCAGGGCGGAACGATGGCGGCGCTGACTGCGCTGACACGCCCGGATCTCGTAGCGGGTGCGGCGGTATTGAGCGGTATTGTGCCCTCAACAATTATCGACGAGTTACCAGACCGCGCCGCGCTGATCAACAAGCCATTCCTGGTCATTCACGGCACGCACGACCAGGTGGTGTCGATCGCCCATGGGCGCGCCAGCCGCGATTTTCTGAGCCAACTCGGTGTGGCGCTCACCTACCGCGAATACCCGATGGCGCACGAAATCAACCTTGAGGCGCTGCTCGATTTGACGGAGTGGCTGAAAACGTTGAATGGTGAACGTTGA
- a CDS encoding HEPN domain-containing protein: MHPLTAEWISKAKGDFATAQRELRARSSPNYDAACFPAQQCVEKYLKTRLQEAGQVIPRTHDLVVLLNLLLPVEPAWTHLASDLRARTVFGEAFRYPGSSADRTMARDAVRRCAAVRKAVRQSFGLSV, translated from the coding sequence ATGCATCCGCTCACAGCAGAGTGGATCAGTAAAGCCAAGGGTGACTTCGCCACTGCGCAACGCGAGTTGCGCGCACGCAGTTCCCCGAATTATGATGCCGCTTGTTTCCCTGCGCAACAGTGTGTGGAGAAGTATCTCAAAACGCGCCTTCAAGAAGCAGGACAGGTTATTCCGCGCACCCACGATCTCGTGGTGTTGTTGAACCTGCTGCTGCCTGTCGAGCCTGCCTGGACGCACCTGGCTTCCGATCTTCGGGCGCGTACAGTCTTCGGCGAAGCGTTCCGCTATCCGGGTTCATCTGCCGACCGTACAATGGCGCGTGATGCAGTAAGGCGATGTGCTGCTGTACGAAAAGCGGTGCGCCAGTCATTTGGACTGTCGGTCTAA
- a CDS encoding MFS transporter: MTLEQKPATISASQPVQERGISAWLQQPQAALALVCAAVFVGAVDLTIVTAVLPKIMVDLSVSIETELHRASWIITGYLLAYTISMTFTGRLSDLYGRRVAYMICLTIFTIGSIVVAVAPALEEVVLGRVVQALGAGALVPISMALVSDLFPPERRPAALGVIAAVDTAGWMVGHVYGGALMRLFDDWRLLFWLNVPFGIIALALTWLALRRLVITRAAGSFDWRGAVLISLSLTAFNIGMGAGAELGQTDFYGDRPGPPPYALPLTLASLVVLAAFIWVERRARDPLLDLTLFRQRGTVAASIMNVLIGFVLALAIANVPLFINTRLGLLYPTDPDILRRGAWETGLVLSALTLALALLAWPGGRLAGRFGERLPALIGLAVATAGYLAMSRWQSDTDYGTMVGGLTLAGCGIGMALAPTASAIITAAGPNRRGAASALVIILRLIGMTAGVSTLTLWGVQRQDALRRTADPALLADFDQVRMFLIDVAAQVVGETFLFAVAACALALIAAIWLPGRAVREASG; this comes from the coding sequence TTGACGCTCGAACAGAAACCAGCAACGATCAGCGCATCACAGCCGGTCCAGGAACGCGGCATCTCCGCCTGGCTTCAGCAGCCACAGGCGGCGCTGGCTCTGGTCTGCGCCGCTGTATTCGTTGGCGCTGTCGATCTGACAATTGTGACAGCGGTTCTGCCGAAGATCATGGTCGATCTGAGCGTCTCAATCGAAACCGAACTGCACCGCGCTTCGTGGATCATTACCGGGTATCTGCTTGCCTACACCATCAGCATGACCTTTACCGGTCGCCTGTCTGACCTGTACGGGCGCCGCGTCGCCTACATGATCTGCCTGACCATTTTTACCATTGGCTCGATTGTGGTTGCGGTCGCGCCGGCGCTCGAAGAGGTGGTCCTGGGACGGGTGGTGCAGGCGCTCGGCGCGGGAGCGCTGGTGCCGATCTCGATGGCGCTGGTGAGCGATCTCTTCCCGCCGGAGCGGCGTCCGGCGGCACTGGGGGTGATCGCCGCCGTCGACACTGCCGGATGGATGGTGGGACATGTCTACGGCGGCGCGCTCATGCGGTTATTCGATGACTGGCGGCTGCTGTTCTGGCTCAATGTGCCATTTGGTATCATTGCTCTGGCGTTGACCTGGCTGGCACTACGGCGGCTGGTCATCACCCGCGCAGCAGGCAGTTTCGATTGGCGCGGTGCGGTGTTGATCTCGCTCAGCCTGACAGCATTCAACATCGGCATGGGCGCCGGCGCCGAGTTGGGGCAGACCGATTTTTATGGCGACCGTCCCGGACCACCTCCATATGCGTTGCCCTTGACCCTGGCGTCGCTGGTTGTGCTGGCGGCGTTCATCTGGGTCGAGCGGCGGGCGCGCGACCCGCTGCTCGATCTGACGCTCTTCCGTCAGCGCGGAACGGTTGCGGCATCGATCATGAATGTATTGATCGGGTTCGTGCTGGCGCTGGCGATTGCGAATGTGCCACTGTTCATCAATACCCGCCTGGGGCTACTCTACCCGACCGACCCGGACATCCTGCGGCGAGGCGCGTGGGAGACTGGTCTGGTGCTGTCGGCGCTGACCCTGGCGCTGGCGCTGCTGGCCTGGCCTGGTGGTCGCCTGGCGGGACGATTCGGCGAACGCCTTCCGGCGCTGATCGGGCTGGCAGTGGCAACCGCAGGATACCTGGCAATGAGCCGCTGGCAATCGGACACTGATTACGGGACGATGGTCGGCGGGCTGACACTGGCAGGCTGCGGCATCGGTATGGCGCTTGCACCCACGGCTTCGGCAATTATCACGGCTGCCGGACCCAACCGACGCGGCGCGGCGTCGGCGCTGGTCATCATCCTGCGACTGATCGGCATGACCGCTGGCGTCTCAACGCTGACGTTGTGGGGTGTGCAGCGCCAGGATGCGCTGCGCCGCACAGCAGACCCGGCGCTGCTGGCAGACTTTGATCAGGTACGGATGTTTTTGATCGATGTGGCGGCGCAGGTCGTGGGTGAAACATTCCTCTTCGCCGTCGCAGCGTGCGCGCTGGCGCTCATAGCCGCAATCTGGCTGCCGGGGCGCGCCGTCAGGGAAGCGTCGGGGTAA
- a CDS encoding LppX_LprAFG lipoprotein, which yields MLQHWRATLLIVVAACFFAGCGAGAPTVTPTPTPTPAEISARAGQATGAAQSLAFSITVTGQPVYSDASRVFVITSIEGALRRPDGALATLKLRSAAGIGEVRTVSLAGKQYITNPLTRAWQCLAPGQAFDVAILFDPQKGIERLLQDGIETITLVGEEDLDGRLTYHLRGTIPGARLAEISGGVIGAAPVVADIWADRETLRLAKIVLVDKAPDTPEPTTWTLIFSAYDQPVEVRAPIEC from the coding sequence ATGCTCCAACACTGGCGCGCAACGCTGCTGATAGTCGTTGCGGCATGCTTCTTTGCAGGATGTGGCGCAGGCGCGCCGACCGTCACCCCCACACCGACGCCGACGCCAGCCGAAATAAGCGCGCGCGCCGGGCAGGCGACAGGCGCAGCGCAGAGCCTGGCGTTCTCGATTACGGTAACAGGTCAACCGGTATACAGCGACGCATCGCGCGTCTTCGTCATCACGTCGATCGAAGGCGCGCTTCGCCGACCCGACGGGGCATTGGCGACGCTCAAACTGCGCAGCGCCGCCGGCATTGGCGAGGTGCGCACTGTCTCGCTGGCAGGCAAGCAGTATATCACCAACCCACTGACGCGCGCCTGGCAGTGCCTGGCGCCAGGGCAGGCGTTCGATGTCGCCATCCTGTTCGATCCTCAAAAGGGAATTGAACGCCTGCTTCAGGACGGCATCGAAACCATCACCCTCGTTGGCGAAGAGGACCTGGACGGACGCCTGACGTACCATTTGCGCGGCACAATCCCCGGCGCGCGCCTGGCGGAGATCAGCGGCGGCGTGATCGGCGCCGCACCTGTCGTCGCCGACATCTGGGCAGATCGGGAAACGCTGCGGTTGGCAAAGATCGTGCTGGTCGACAAAGCGCCTGATACGCCGGAGCCAACCACCTGGACGCTGATCTTCAGCGCCTATGATCAACCGGTCGAGGTGCGAGCGCCGATTGAGTGCTAG
- a CDS encoding GNAT family N-acetyltransferase, with protein MEIRVATAADAQALAWLNATFNGVQMSPQRMAEQLARCSGIESALIAYHGDDAIGFACLRLIPWLCYDVMYAELTELFVVEAFRRRGVASALVARAERMARAAGATELRILTGRDNVAAQAFYQALGYEDEDEMLMIRHL; from the coding sequence ATGGAAATCCGCGTTGCGACAGCCGCCGATGCCCAGGCGCTCGCGTGGCTGAATGCCACATTCAACGGCGTTCAGATGTCGCCGCAGCGCATGGCGGAGCAACTTGCCCGGTGCAGCGGCATCGAATCCGCGCTGATTGCATACCATGGCGACGATGCTATTGGCTTCGCGTGCCTGCGCCTGATACCCTGGCTCTGTTATGATGTGATGTATGCGGAACTGACCGAGCTGTTCGTGGTTGAAGCGTTCCGACGGCGCGGTGTGGCATCGGCGCTCGTGGCGCGCGCCGAACGGATGGCGCGCGCGGCAGGCGCCACAGAACTGCGCATCCTGACCGGGCGCGACAATGTTGCCGCGCAGGCATTCTACCAGGCATTGGGATACGAAGACGAAGATGAAATGCTGATGATACGACATCTCTAA
- a CDS encoding flavin monoamine oxidase family protein, whose product MHVIVLGAGAAGLAAARRLRDAGATVQVLEARHRIGGRIWTDETFAPFPVEYGAEFIHGEHAVTHALAAAASIETMPVDRYGRVRWSDGGVAHALDALPVARRDLITALFRAFDGLRDLPLDAPDRSLARYLRAGGFDDDALRVADVLLAQTCCASVETLSCADLARELRVDHAGKREYRLRSGCASLLSWYASPLDIRFGAVARVVRHTPAGVAVETDAGVFHADCCVVTIPVAVLQQGVPQFEPPLGAQKWQAIRVLRVEAATKLLYCFDEPVWDADLTFMAHTGLAARWWPAAHTTRDAAVIVAYATAMRARILDALDETAALAVGLRELQTLLGRDDLAQRCVAARRIAWSADPCACGGYAHVPPGAAAVRRALAAPEGSTLFFAGEATVYDSNPQTVHGAIESGWRAADEVLRTYSSSTKIFC is encoded by the coding sequence ATGCATGTCATTGTTCTCGGTGCGGGAGCCGCCGGTCTTGCCGCCGCTCGCCGTCTGCGCGACGCGGGAGCGACGGTTCAGGTACTCGAAGCGCGTCATCGCATCGGCGGAAGAATCTGGACCGATGAAACCTTTGCGCCGTTTCCTGTCGAATATGGCGCAGAGTTCATCCACGGCGAACATGCCGTGACGCACGCGCTCGCTGCGGCTGCGAGCATAGAAACGATGCCGGTTGATCGGTATGGTCGTGTGCGCTGGAGCGATGGTGGGGTGGCGCATGCGCTCGATGCGCTGCCGGTTGCCCGGCGTGATCTGATCACAGCGTTGTTTCGGGCATTCGACGGGTTGCGCGACCTGCCGCTCGATGCGCCGGATCGGTCGCTGGCGCGCTATCTGCGCGCTGGCGGGTTCGATGATGATGCACTGCGCGTAGCAGACGTGTTGCTGGCGCAAACATGCTGTGCATCGGTCGAGACGTTGAGTTGCGCCGATCTGGCGCGCGAATTGCGCGTCGATCATGCCGGGAAACGGGAGTATCGTCTGCGATCAGGGTGTGCGTCGCTGCTCTCGTGGTACGCCAGCCCTCTCGATATTCGTTTCGGCGCGGTTGCGCGTGTGGTGCGCCACACCCCTGCCGGGGTTGCAGTTGAAACCGATGCTGGCGTGTTTCATGCCGATTGCTGCGTTGTGACCATCCCTGTGGCGGTGCTGCAACAGGGCGTGCCACAGTTCGAGCCGCCGCTCGGCGCCCAGAAGTGGCAGGCAATCCGGGTGTTGCGCGTCGAAGCGGCGACCAAACTGCTGTACTGTTTCGACGAACCGGTATGGGACGCCGACCTGACCTTTATGGCGCACACCGGTCTGGCGGCGCGCTGGTGGCCAGCCGCACACACGACGCGCGACGCTGCTGTTATCGTCGCCTACGCCACTGCGATGCGCGCTCGCATCCTCGATGCCCTCGACGAAACGGCGGCGCTTGCTGTCGGTCTCAGGGAACTGCAAACGCTGTTGGGGCGGGATGACCTGGCGCAGCGATGTGTTGCCGCACGGCGCATCGCATGGAGCGCCGATCCATGCGCCTGTGGCGGATATGCGCATGTGCCGCCGGGCGCAGCGGCGGTGCGCCGTGCGCTGGCAGCGCCGGAAGGATCGACGCTCTTTTTTGCCGGCGAAGCAACCGTCTACGACAGCAACCCGCAGACCGTGCATGGCGCTATCGAGAGTGGCTGGCGCGCCGCCGACGAGGTACTACGCACTTACTCTTCCTCGACGAAAATCTTCTGCTGA
- a CDS encoding SLAC1 anion channel family protein, with protein MMDQPSIHGAAADQSRAAARLRLQYVPISFFAAVLGLTGTTIAFQRAERLLALPFAISSILLVASLAAFLAIAVIYALKAARYPDAVKREFAHPIKINFFPTISISLLLFGIAFMRLNSDISRAFWIAGASAHLVFTIVILSAWIQRTTLQMQHINPAWFIPMVGNMIVPIAGVEHAPIEISWFFFSVGLIFWIVLFTLFMERMIFHPPLPERLAPTLFIVIAPPAIGFISYLRLMEHEVSGFDLDGFARILYYLALFIFVVLLTQYRQFVKLPFYLSWWAYSFPMAAIAIATVLMASSTNLLFFRGLAYVLLIALGALIAILLFRTIAAIVQQKIFVEEE; from the coding sequence ATGATGGACCAACCTTCGATCCATGGTGCGGCAGCCGACCAGAGTCGAGCCGCAGCGCGTCTGCGCTTGCAGTACGTTCCCATCTCGTTCTTTGCCGCAGTTCTGGGTCTGACAGGCACAACGATTGCATTTCAACGCGCCGAACGATTGCTGGCGCTACCGTTCGCCATCAGCAGCATTCTGCTTGTTGCGTCGCTGGCGGCTTTTCTTGCCATTGCGGTGATCTACGCGCTCAAGGCGGCACGCTACCCCGATGCGGTCAAACGAGAGTTTGCTCATCCGATCAAGATCAATTTCTTCCCCACGATTTCGATCAGTCTGCTGTTGTTCGGCATCGCGTTCATGCGCCTGAATAGCGACATTTCACGCGCCTTCTGGATTGCCGGCGCCAGCGCACATCTGGTGTTCACCATTGTGATCCTCTCCGCCTGGATACAGCGAACCACGCTCCAGATGCAGCATATCAACCCTGCCTGGTTTATTCCGATGGTCGGCAATATGATCGTCCCGATTGCAGGCGTCGAGCACGCTCCCATCGAGATTTCCTGGTTTTTCTTCAGCGTTGGGCTGATCTTCTGGATTGTATTGTTTACCCTTTTCATGGAGCGAATGATTTTCCATCCCCCCCTCCCCGAACGTCTGGCGCCGACCCTGTTCATCGTGATTGCGCCTCCAGCAATCGGCTTCATTTCGTACCTCAGGTTGATGGAGCATGAGGTGAGCGGCTTCGACCTGGATGGTTTCGCCAGGATTCTGTATTATTTAGCGCTCTTTATCTTTGTCGTGTTGCTCACACAGTATCGTCAGTTTGTCAAACTCCCTTTCTACCTGTCGTGGTGGGCGTATTCATTCCCCATGGCAGCGATCGCAATTGCAACGGTATTGATGGCGTCGAGCACAAACCTGCTCTTTTTCCGGGGGCTGGCGTATGTGCTGCTGATTGCGCTGGGGGCGCTGATCGCCATTCTGCTGTTCCGCACAATTGCAGCAATCGTTCAGCAGAAGATTTTCGTCGAGGAAGAGTAA
- a CDS encoding aspartate:alanine exchanger family transporter codes for MSWFVELLKSNTLLLLFLVAAIGYPLGRLRLFGHRLGVAAVLFAGLAIGALDPDLKLPEVVYTLGLVVFVYTIGLSSGAGFFASFQHKGLRDNLLIVGILIVAALAVAGVQYAFGLRPTLAAGLFAGSLTNTPALAAVLEQIKTTAPADIRDQLLTDPVIGYSIAYPIGVIGMIGTIAALQRAWHVDYTSETPALRDLGAVGQKLVNRTVRITRPEISLLTVDELLRAKQWRIIFGRTRRNGQMTLVDGATHLQQGDLVSLIGTEEEITEAAAFLGEMTDERLELDRSTLDFRRIFVSNPQVVGRPLRALRLPQRFGALVTRVRRGDMELLPHGDMVLELGDRVRVVALRERMDEVSEFFGDSYRALSEIDILTFSLGLAMGLLIGMIPIPLPGGATFRLGVAGGPLVMALILGARERTGPLVWNIPYSANLTLRQIGLVLFLAGVGTRSGYAFVSTFSQSGGIVLLVTGAVITCGVAFLTLWIGHKLLRIPMSLLIGMLAGLQTQPAVLAFALEQTKNDAPNIGYTTVYLMAMIAKILLAQALVLFLQ; via the coding sequence ATGTCGTGGTTCGTCGAACTACTGAAGAGCAATACGCTCCTGCTCCTCTTTCTGGTGGCGGCGATCGGCTATCCGCTCGGTCGCCTCCGATTGTTCGGGCACCGCCTCGGCGTTGCCGCCGTGCTCTTCGCCGGTCTGGCGATCGGTGCGCTTGACCCGGACCTCAAATTGCCGGAGGTCGTCTACACCCTCGGACTGGTCGTATTCGTCTACACCATCGGGCTGAGCAGCGGCGCCGGATTTTTTGCCTCGTTCCAGCACAAAGGGCTGCGTGATAACCTGTTAATCGTCGGCATACTGATCGTCGCTGCCCTGGCCGTCGCCGGCGTCCAGTATGCCTTCGGACTACGCCCAACTCTCGCTGCCGGACTGTTCGCCGGAAGCCTGACCAACACGCCAGCGCTGGCTGCGGTGCTGGAGCAGATCAAAACCACCGCCCCCGCCGATATACGCGATCAACTGCTGACCGACCCGGTCATCGGGTATTCGATTGCCTACCCGATCGGCGTGATTGGGATGATCGGCACGATTGCCGCACTTCAGCGCGCCTGGCATGTAGATTATACCAGCGAAACGCCGGCTCTGCGCGATCTCGGCGCCGTGGGGCAAAAACTGGTTAACCGCACCGTGCGCATTACACGCCCGGAAATCAGTCTGCTAACCGTCGACGAACTGCTGCGCGCCAAGCAGTGGCGGATTATCTTCGGCAGAACACGGCGCAACGGTCAGATGACGCTGGTGGACGGCGCCACCCATCTTCAGCAGGGCGACCTGGTCAGTCTCATCGGCACAGAGGAAGAGATCACCGAAGCTGCCGCATTCCTCGGTGAGATGACGGATGAACGCTTAGAACTCGACCGCAGCACGCTCGACTTCCGACGCATCTTCGTGTCCAACCCACAGGTCGTCGGGCGACCGCTGCGCGCATTACGGTTGCCGCAACGCTTCGGCGCGCTGGTGACGCGCGTGCGCCGTGGCGATATGGAACTGCTGCCCCACGGCGATATGGTGCTGGAACTCGGCGACCGGGTGCGCGTCGTGGCGCTGCGCGAGCGCATGGACGAGGTGAGCGAGTTCTTTGGCGACTCGTATCGCGCCCTCAGTGAGATCGACATCCTCACCTTCAGCCTGGGGCTGGCGATGGGGCTGTTGATCGGCATGATCCCCATTCCGCTTCCCGGCGGTGCGACTTTTCGCCTCGGCGTCGCCGGGGGACCGCTGGTGATGGCGCTGATCCTGGGCGCGCGCGAACGCACCGGACCACTGGTGTGGAACATTCCATACAGCGCCAACCTGACCCTGCGCCAGATTGGGTTGGTGTTATTCCTGGCAGGCGTCGGCACACGATCTGGCTATGCGTTCGTCAGCACCTTCTCCCAAAGCGGCGGAATCGTGCTGTTGGTCACCGGCGCGGTCATCACCTGTGGCGTGGCATTCCTGACGCTGTGGATCGGACACAAATTGCTGCGCATTCCGATGAGCCTGTTGATCGGAATGCTCGCAGGCTTACAGACCCAACCCGCAGTCCTTGCATTTGCGCTGGAACAGACGAAGAACGATGCGCCGAACATTGGCTACACCACGGTCTACCTGATGGCGATGATTGCCAAGATTCTGCTGGCGCAGGCGCTTGTGCTCTTTCTCCAGTAA
- a CDS encoding PEP-CTERM sorting domain-containing protein (PEP-CTERM proteins occur, often in large numbers, in the proteomes of bacteria that also encode an exosortase, a predicted intramembrane cysteine proteinase. The presence of a PEP-CTERM domain at a protein's C-terminus predicts cleavage within the sorting domain, followed by covalent anchoring to some some component of the (usually Gram-negative) cell surface. Many PEP-CTERM proteins exhibit an unusual sequence composition that includes large numbers of potential glycosylation sites. Expression of one such protein has been shown restore the ability of a bacterium to form floc, a type of biofilm.): MPERAPGWEGTILAFVMIATVLIGSAYGVALAYAIPVPWTVLLVIAAIAALWLRRRRRR; the protein is encoded by the coding sequence ATGCCAGAACGAGCACCCGGGTGGGAGGGAACCATCCTGGCATTTGTGATGATCGCAACAGTCCTTATCGGAAGCGCCTATGGCGTCGCCCTGGCATATGCCATACCGGTGCCATGGACGGTTCTGCTGGTGATCGCTGCCATTGCCGCGCTCTGGCTGCGGCGCCGGAGGCGGAGGTAG
- a CDS encoding response regulator: MSARQPLRILLIEDDSMIASIIAIGLRMLGVPYLLDTAYSAEEGLDLFEQHPYDLVMSDYNLRGMNGLSLLTTIRQSKPTTPTVLFTAYDTPQLQRQAREAGINEYIAKPFLIEDFVNLARNLLPIAVNEIGASSSYTNDD; encoded by the coding sequence ATGAGCGCCAGGCAACCGCTTCGTATTCTGCTGATCGAAGACGACAGCATGATCGCCAGCATTATTGCAATAGGGCTGCGTATGCTTGGCGTGCCTTACCTGCTCGACACCGCCTATTCCGCCGAAGAAGGACTCGACCTGTTCGAGCAACACCCCTACGATCTCGTCATGAGCGACTACAACCTGCGCGGGATGAACGGATTGTCATTACTGACCACTATTCGGCAAAGTAAGCCGACAACGCCGACGGTGCTGTTTACCGCATACGACACCCCACAGTTGCAGCGTCAGGCGCGCGAGGCAGGCATCAACGAATATATTGCCAAACCGTTTCTGATCGAGGATTTCGTGAACCTTGCGCGCAATCTGCTCCCTATCGCTGTCAATGAGATCGGCGCCAGTTCCTCATATACCAATGACGATTGA